In Triticum urartu cultivar G1812 chromosome 6, Tu2.1, whole genome shotgun sequence, the following proteins share a genomic window:
- the LOC125516821 gene encoding uncharacterized protein LOC125516821 yields the protein MKKNKHAHPSPSPSSHAASRILVTKPPAHLRPPPIRLRRHLRNPDDRGPANHPPLPTCAGAAPDPHPGGIPCRSPHHAPAGRLRRRTKFTGQSWGRTRRRCVTSVQGRLRLVVGRASRRRRPCIYLIRLSKATCALLLGHALLCASSSKATPFGSGPDPRACAAIPTASGSALAVIAFSDEEGVRFQTMFLGSAAVAGILLESILQLSDKSGTNVQEALRLNSFEASVDALGQVKYSLESYSELEVQKKSSMKVKIKKERYEV from the exons ATGAAAAAAAACAAGCACGCCCATCCCTCCCCGTCGCCCAGCTCCCACGCCGCCTCCCGAATCCTCGTGACCAAACCGCCCGCccacctccggccaccgcccATCCGGCTCCG CCGCCATCTTCGAAATCCCGACGACCGAGGCCCGGCCAACCACCCGCCGCTGCCCACCtgcgccggcgccgccccggaTCCCCATCCGGGAGGGATCCCATGCAGGTCTCCCCACCATGCTCCTGCAGGTCGATTGCGCCGCCGCACAAAGTTCACCGGCCAAAGCTGGGGCCGGACCCGTCGTCGATGCGTCACCTCGGTCCAAGGCCGCCTGCGCCTGGTGGTTGGACGGGcctcccgccggcgccgcccctgCATCTATCTGATTCGGCTGTCCAAGGCCACATGCGCGCTGCTGCTAGGCCACGCACTGTTGTGTGCCTCCTCTTCCAAGGCCACTCCCTTTGGATCGGGGCCAGATCCTCGTGCGTGTGCAGCCATTCCAACTGCATCGGGCAGTGCTCTCGCT GTGATTGCATTCAGCGATGAGGAGGGCGTTAGATTTCAGACAATGTTTCTGGGAAGCGCCGCTGTAGCTGGTATTCTACTTGAATCAATTTTGCAATTATCTGACAAGAG TGGCACTAACGTTCAAGAGGCTCTTCGGCTGAACTCCTTCGAGGCTAGCGTTGATGCTCTTGGTCAAGTCAAGTACAGCCTGGAGTCTTATTCAGAATTAGAAGTTCAAAAGAAGAGTTCCATGAAAgtcaaaatcaagaaagagcgtTATGAAGTATAA